In Flavobacterium sp. GSB-24, the genomic window CTTCAAGCGGTTTATCAGTACGACGAAAATCATCTCTAAAAAAAGTGATGTCTAGATATCCCAAAGAAATTTCGGGAACCTTGTATTCGTCTTCTAATATTTGTTTTAAACGTTCAGCTAAAAAAACACCTCTTGGCTGAATTCCCACTAAAATAGTATCGGAGAAATCAAGATGTTTTTCGATTAACTGACAAGCCAAACGATGGAGTATGATAGTAACTTCTTTTGAATTAAGTAATACTTTTTGGCTCATAAGTAATTGTAATGTTTGGTTTGCAAATATACGGAATCTGATTTTATTTGTTGGGGAAATCTAAAGACAAATATTATTTTTTGAAATTACGTTTGTCAAAACTTTCAATAATTGAATCTAATACTTCTTTTATTTTTTAGCTAGATTAAAATCCACTCCTACAATACTAATCGAGCCGATGACCCTTTTTTTGAAAAATTAAGATTTCCATGATTTTTCTTATATTTGATAAACACTGAAATATTAAACATCATGAGAAAAATAATCGTCATATCAATGATTACAATCGATGGCGTAATGCAGGCACCGGGCGCACCTGAAGAAGACACATCAGGAGGTTTTGAATACGGAGGCTGGGTTGCTCCATTTGGTGATGAAGAATATGGAAAAGTTATGCAGGCACAAATGGCTCCAGCGGATATTCTGTTAGGCAGAAAAACATTTGATATTTTCGAAGATTATTGGCCAAAACACGTAGAAGGCTGGCCGGGAATTAACGAAGTTACCAAATACGTTTTATCTTCTACCAGAAAAAACTCTAATTGGGAAAACTCAGAATTCCTTTCAACTATTGATGACATTAAGAAACTTAAAAATAGTGAAGGTGATGATATTAAAGTTTGGGGAAGCGCAACACTAGTACAGCTTTTGCTTCAACATGATTTAGTTGATGAATTGGCTCTAAAAATTCATCCCATAATTTTAGGCAAAGGAAAAAAATTATTTAATGAAAGTTCAACTCCGGCAGGATTTAAATTAGTTGAAAGTACAGTTACGCCAAGTGGGGTAATTGCTGTAAGCTATAAGCGAGCTGCCGAAGTTAAAACAGGAACTATTGGAGAATAAGAGATATTAATAATCTTAGCTCTAAAAAAAATATAATCTTATTTGGAAAGAATACCAATTCTTGGTATTTTTGATGAAATTTTAGTTATGCCAAAGAATACATCAATATTATTAGGGGATTATTTTAATAACTTTATAAGTTCACAAATTAAAACTGGACGATTCTCATCTGCCAGCGAAGTTGTACGTGCAGCATTAAGAATGTTTGAAGAAGAAGAAACAAAAAAAACTGAATTAATTAAGGAATTAGAAAAAGGAGAGAAATCTGGTTTTGTAAAAGATTTCGATCGTGTTTCTTTTTTAAACAATCTCGATAAAAAATATTCAGATAATGAATTATAAGATTAGTACCGAAGCATCTTATGATTTAGAAAAAATCTGGTTATATACTTTTGAAAATTGGTCACGTAAACAAGCTCATAGATATATAGATTTAATTATTGATGAAATTGAATATTTATGTTTAAATCCTAAATCTGGAAATGATGTAAATCATATTAGAAAAGGTTATTTTAGAAGTAAAGTAAAATCACATTTAATATTCTATAAGATCAACATAAAAGAAAACCAATTAGAAATCATTCGAATTTTACATCAAATGATGGATATCGAGAGACATTTAAGTAAATAATCTGAATCAAAATCCTAAAACTTTTTCCAAAAATTCTATAACACATTTCCACTATTGTTGAAGTAATTTTATTATTGAACTTAAAAACTCAACATCATGCAAAATAAAATACTAAGATTGTTAATGGTATTCGTTATACTATTTTCATTTACAAGCTGCGAACTAGTAGGAGACATTTTTAAAGCCGGAATGGGATTCGGGATATTTATCGTAATTTTTATTGTTGCGATTATAATCTGGATTTTCGCAAAAATGTTCGGACGTAAATAAACACAAATAAAAAATTAAAAAATCCCAAATTCCAAATTTAAATTGGAGTTTGGGATTTTTTTATGATGTAGAATAAAGTCAATCTTTGCGGAGCTTCTCGTGAAGATTTCTCCCTTCGGTCGAATGACAAAAATGCGCTAATCAACTTTATAATTTATCTTTTATCAAAGCTCGCAAAATTGGAATTTGGTCCCGAAGCTTCGGGATTAATATTAGAATTTAAAAAATTAAAGATTGTACATCTTCTTTCTTTGTTCTTGAATTTTTTCATCATCAAGATATTCGTCAAATGTCATGTAACGGTCAATTACTCCGTTTGGTGTCAACTCTACGATTCTGTTACCAACAGTCTGTGCAAACTCGTGGTCATGAGTGGTGAAAATTACAGAACCTTTAAAGTTTTTCAACGAATTATTAAAAGCTGTAATAGATTCCAAATCTAAGTGATTTGTTGGCTCGTCCAGCATTAAAACGTTAGCACGCTCCATCATCATTCTAGAAAGCATACAACGCACTTTTTCTCCTCCAGATAAAACTCTAGACGTTTTTAGAGCTTCTTCTCCAGAGAAAATCATTTTTCCTAAGAAACCTCTAATAAATACCTCATCACGCTCTTCCTCTGTTTTGGCATATTGGCGTAACCAATCTACTAAAGTCAAATCGTTTTCAAAGAACTTATGGTTTTCAGCTGGTAGATACGCTTGGTTGGTTGTAATTCCCCAGTCAAAAGTTCCAGAATCTGCTTTTTGTTCACCGTTTAAGATTTCGTAGAAAGCTGTTGTAGCACGTGAATCTTTAGAGAAAAGAACGATTTTATCGCCTTTTGCCATATTCAAATGGACATCTTTAAATAAAACTTCTCCATCTACAGATGCAGATAAATGTTCTACATTTAAAATCTGATCTCCAGCCTCACGGTCCTGATCAAAAATAATGGCAGGGTAACGACGGCTTGATGGTTTGATTTCAGAAATATTCAATTTAGAAATCATTTTTTTACGAGAAGTTGCTTGTTTAGATTTCGCAACGTTTGCACTAAAACGACGAATAAATTCTTCCAACTCTTGTTTCTTCTCTTCTGCTTTTTTGTTCTGCTGTGCACGTTGTTTTGCCGCTAATTGGCTAGACTCGTACCAGAATGTATAGTTTCCTGAGTAGTGATTAATTTTTCCGAAATCAATATCAGAAATATGTGTACAAACGGCATCTAAAAAGTGACGGTCGTGAGATACAACGATTACAGTGTTTTCGTAGTTTGCCAAGAAGTTTTCTAACCAAGCGATTGTCTCGAAATCCAAATCGTTGGTAGGCTCATCCATTATAAGCAAATCGGGATTTCCGAAAAGTGCCTGCGCCAAAAGCACACGAACTTTCATTTTTCCTTCCATATCACCCATTAAAGTATAATGATCTGCTTCTGTGATACCTAAGTTAGACAACATC contains:
- a CDS encoding dihydrofolate reductase family protein, yielding MRKIIVISMITIDGVMQAPGAPEEDTSGGFEYGGWVAPFGDEEYGKVMQAQMAPADILLGRKTFDIFEDYWPKHVEGWPGINEVTKYVLSSTRKNSNWENSEFLSTIDDIKKLKNSEGDDIKVWGSATLVQLLLQHDLVDELALKIHPIILGKGKKLFNESSTPAGFKLVESTVTPSGVIAVSYKRAAEVKTGTIGE
- a CDS encoding type II toxin-antitoxin system ParD family antitoxin, which gives rise to MPKNTSILLGDYFNNFISSQIKTGRFSSASEVVRAALRMFEEEETKKTELIKELEKGEKSGFVKDFDRVSFLNNLDKKYSDNEL
- a CDS encoding type II toxin-antitoxin system RelE/ParE family toxin gives rise to the protein MNYKISTEASYDLEKIWLYTFENWSRKQAHRYIDLIIDEIEYLCLNPKSGNDVNHIRKGYFRSKVKSHLIFYKINIKENQLEIIRILHQMMDIERHLSK
- a CDS encoding ABC-F family ATP-binding cassette domain-containing protein; this translates as MLTVNNLSVQFGKRILFDEVNTTFTHGNIYGVIGANGAGKSTFLKVISGDIDPTSGHIHLEPGKRMSVLNQNHNMFDEHTVLETVLMGNKVLYAVKKEMDELYLDYNDANADRIGELQVQFEEMNGWNADSDAAAMLSNLGITEADHYTLMGDMEGKMKVRVLLAQALFGNPDLLIMDEPTNDLDFETIAWLENFLANYENTVIVVSHDRHFLDAVCTHISDIDFGKINHYSGNYTFWYESSQLAAKQRAQQNKKAEEKKQELEEFIRRFSANVAKSKQATSRKKMISKLNISEIKPSSRRYPAIIFDQDREAGDQILNVEHLSASVDGEVLFKDVHLNMAKGDKIVLFSKDSRATTAFYEILNGEQKADSGTFDWGITTNQAYLPAENHKFFENDLTLVDWLRQYAKTEEERDEVFIRGFLGKMIFSGEEALKTSRVLSGGEKVRCMLSRMMMERANVLMLDEPTNHLDLESITAFNNSLKNFKGSVIFTTHDHEFAQTVGNRIVELTPNGVIDRYMTFDEYLDDEKIQEQRKKMYNL